A single Gemmatimonadota bacterium DNA region contains:
- a CDS encoding response regulator has translation MMSGNDDNGAVTERILVVDDEPDIVALVAYHLARAGYGVSTASTGPEALAKAGAESPALMVLDLMLPGMSGFEVIEKLRADPATANIAVLMLTARRDEPDRVRGLVLGADDYLTKPFSPQELTLRVGAILRRLRAPATVQNDVVRVGAVRIDRAAHEVRVDGDLIDLTPTEYKLLLTLAERRGRVLARTLLLETVWEAAPDIQTRTVDMHVQRLRTKLGASGDMIETVRGFGYRINAAPPRSL, from the coding sequence ATGATGTCTGGAAACGACGACAACGGCGCAGTTACGGAGCGAATACTGGTTGTCGATGACGAACCGGATATAGTCGCTCTTGTCGCTTACCATCTCGCCCGAGCGGGCTATGGTGTCTCGACAGCCAGCACGGGACCGGAGGCACTGGCGAAGGCCGGCGCCGAGTCGCCTGCGCTCATGGTGCTCGACCTCATGCTTCCCGGGATGTCGGGATTCGAGGTCATCGAGAAACTGCGCGCGGATCCGGCCACTGCGAACATCGCGGTTCTGATGCTTACCGCGCGACGCGACGAACCCGATCGGGTGCGCGGCCTGGTCCTCGGTGCCGACGATTATCTCACCAAGCCATTCTCACCGCAGGAACTCACGCTCCGCGTTGGCGCGATCCTCAGGCGGCTTCGTGCACCAGCCACGGTACAGAACGACGTCGTCAGGGTGGGAGCCGTGCGGATCGACCGCGCTGCTCACGAGGTGCGAGTCGATGGCGATCTGATCGATCTCACTCCCACCGAATACAAGCTCCTGCTGACACTGGCGGAGCGTCGTGGCCGCGTGCTTGCGCGCACGTTGCTGCTGGAAACAGTGTGGGAGGCTGCTCCAGACATACAGACACGCACCGTCGACATGCACGTACAGCGACTTCGCACCAAGCTCGGCGCCTCCGGTGACATGATCGAAACCGTACGCGGTTTTGGCTATCGAATCAATGCGGCGCCGCCGAGGAGCTTGTGA
- a CDS encoding ATP-binding protein: MRLANRILLSSLAIIIALTLTVAFIMDGQLHRRLTAERTDELAREAQFVASQWTPGVNAPDLAHDAGRTLGHRVTLIRRDGVVLGDSQFDSAGVAGLQNHSGRPEVIAAFAGRVGTSRRLSPSEGDDEVYVAVPAQLGAARVSQSTASFDTIFNTALGDVAFAGAAAAAIALLLAIVFARTVSRPVVELRDVARAIADGDLSRRPSLSAPGEVGDLARALYSLSEQLGARLKALQDDEALVSAVVESLSEGVLAVSARRSVLRINTAARGMLGIHEQVPFSADHIPRERELHAALESALNGVPSDAEPMEVSGRMVAVAARPLPDGGAVLALTDLTRTRRLEAMRRDFVANVSHELRTPLTVIGGFAETLSEPGVEEGDRIRFASLIQSNTARMQRIVDELLDLSRIESGGWVPRPVNVDVAAVAAEAIASSAEVAAANDVITEAQVSNDARWVYADRTALRQVISNLVENAVRHTSHGTVTVFAHRDGGGYTVVGVRDSGVGIAPAHLPRIFERFYRADQARSRDKGGTGLGLAIVKHLVEAHGGTVQAESVLGRGTTVSASFPAAVSTPRET, translated from the coding sequence GTGAGACTCGCCAATCGCATACTGCTTTCGTCACTCGCAATAATCATCGCGCTGACGTTGACGGTCGCGTTCATCATGGATGGGCAGCTGCACCGGCGTCTCACTGCGGAGCGTACCGATGAGCTCGCGCGCGAGGCTCAGTTCGTGGCGTCGCAATGGACACCCGGCGTCAACGCACCCGATCTGGCTCACGATGCTGGAAGAACGCTGGGCCATCGAGTCACGTTGATCCGTCGCGATGGAGTCGTGCTCGGAGATTCGCAGTTCGACTCGGCGGGTGTCGCGGGGTTGCAGAACCACTCTGGAAGACCGGAGGTGATCGCCGCCTTCGCGGGCCGGGTCGGCACATCGCGCCGGCTCAGTCCGTCGGAAGGAGACGACGAGGTGTACGTCGCGGTACCTGCGCAGCTCGGTGCAGCACGCGTCTCACAGAGCACTGCGTCGTTCGACACCATATTCAACACTGCGCTGGGCGATGTAGCATTTGCCGGTGCGGCTGCTGCGGCCATCGCGCTGTTGCTCGCAATCGTTTTCGCCCGAACGGTGTCGCGTCCCGTAGTGGAACTGCGCGATGTCGCACGCGCAATCGCCGACGGCGACCTGTCGCGCCGGCCATCGCTGTCGGCTCCGGGCGAGGTTGGCGATCTGGCGCGCGCACTGTACAGCCTGTCGGAGCAGCTGGGTGCGCGTCTCAAGGCGTTGCAGGATGACGAGGCTCTGGTGTCGGCGGTCGTGGAGTCGCTCAGTGAAGGAGTACTCGCGGTCAGCGCTCGCCGTTCCGTGTTACGCATCAATACGGCCGCGCGCGGAATGCTCGGCATTCATGAGCAGGTACCATTCTCTGCGGATCACATACCACGTGAGCGAGAGCTGCATGCAGCACTCGAGAGCGCACTGAACGGCGTACCGTCCGACGCTGAACCCATGGAGGTCTCGGGACGGATGGTGGCCGTGGCGGCACGCCCGCTACCGGATGGTGGCGCGGTACTCGCCCTTACGGACCTTACCAGGACGCGGCGACTGGAAGCGATGCGGCGGGATTTCGTCGCAAATGTATCGCACGAGCTGCGCACGCCTCTCACCGTAATCGGCGGATTCGCCGAAACGCTCAGCGAGCCCGGTGTGGAAGAGGGTGATCGCATCAGATTCGCATCGTTGATACAATCCAACACTGCGCGCATGCAACGCATCGTCGACGAGCTGCTGGATCTGTCGCGCATCGAGTCGGGCGGTTGGGTACCGCGGCCGGTGAACGTGGACGTCGCTGCCGTCGCTGCGGAAGCGATCGCCTCCAGCGCCGAAGTTGCCGCGGCCAATGACGTCATAACGGAAGCACAGGTATCGAACGATGCACGCTGGGTGTATGCAGATCGCACGGCCCTGCGTCAGGTAATCTCCAACCTGGTGGAGAATGCCGTCCGCCATACATCACATGGAACAGTCACGGTATTCGCTCATCGCGACGGAGGCGGATACACTGTAGTCGGCGTGAGAGACTCCGGAGTCGGGATTGCGCCCGCGCATCTGCCGCGCATCTTCGAGCGGTTCTACCGCGCCGACCAGGCCCGTTCGCGCGACAAGGGCGGGACCGGGCTCGGTCTGGCGATCGTGAAGCATCTCGTGGAGGCGCACGGAGGAACGGTGCAAGCCGAGAGTGTGCTCGGACGGGGGACAACGGTGAGCGCCTCCTTTCCGGCAGCCGTGTCGACGCCGCGCGAGACATGA
- the pstS gene encoding phosphate ABC transporter substrate-binding protein PstS produces MIRPVRIAALTAVMSGACISIACAQATNLTGAGSSFAYPIYSKWAAMYAAKTGVKINYQSIGSSGGIRQLSDEIVDFGATDGPMTDEQLAKAKGGAILHFPTVLGGVAVTYNLPGVTQPLKLTGPVLADIFMGGITKWNDSRVAALNPGVKLPSTDVIVVHRADGSGTTFIFSDYLATVSTPWAGKVGRGQSLNWPVGLGGKGSEGVTGQIKQLPGAVGYVELSYAKQNKLPVALIRNAAGEWVAPTLQSVTAAAAGAAAKIPANTDYRISIVNAPGKGAYPISSFTWILVYQHPKDAAKGKALAKFLRWAYTDGEAVAGSLDYAPLPATMIRRLDARLTALGAGK; encoded by the coding sequence GTGATTCGACCTGTTCGTATTGCGGCACTGACTGCGGTGATGTCAGGCGCATGCATCTCGATAGCGTGCGCGCAAGCAACCAACCTCACTGGCGCCGGATCGAGCTTCGCGTACCCGATCTACTCCAAGTGGGCCGCCATGTACGCGGCGAAGACTGGAGTGAAGATCAACTACCAGTCGATCGGCTCGAGCGGTGGCATCCGTCAGCTGTCCGACGAGATCGTCGATTTCGGCGCAACCGACGGGCCGATGACCGACGAGCAGCTCGCGAAGGCGAAAGGTGGCGCGATCCTGCACTTCCCGACGGTTCTGGGTGGTGTCGCGGTAACCTACAATCTTCCGGGCGTGACGCAGCCGCTCAAGCTCACCGGACCGGTGCTGGCCGATATCTTCATGGGCGGCATCACCAAGTGGAACGACTCCCGCGTCGCGGCGCTCAACCCCGGTGTGAAGCTTCCATCGACTGACGTGATCGTGGTACACCGCGCCGATGGCAGCGGCACGACGTTCATCTTCAGCGACTATCTCGCAACGGTCAGCACGCCATGGGCGGGCAAGGTGGGTCGAGGACAGAGCCTCAACTGGCCCGTGGGACTGGGCGGCAAGGGCAGCGAAGGCGTTACGGGCCAGATCAAACAGCTTCCCGGCGCAGTCGGTTACGTCGAGCTGTCGTACGCGAAGCAGAACAAGCTTCCCGTTGCGCTGATCAGAAATGCGGCTGGTGAGTGGGTTGCCCCGACGCTGCAATCGGTTACCGCAGCCGCTGCTGGAGCGGCGGCAAAGATTCCCGCGAATACCGATTACCGCATCTCGATCGTGAATGCGCCGGGCAAGGGTGCGTATCCGATCTCTTCGTTCACATGGATACTCGTTTACCAGCATCCCAAGGATGCCGCAAAGGGAAAGGCACTCGCCAAATTCCTGCGTTGGGCATACACGGACGGCGAGGCGGTTGCAGGATCGCTCGACTATGCACCACTACCGGCAACGATGATCCGTCGGCTTGACGCGCGTCTCACCGCGCTCGGAGCGGGCAAGTAA
- a CDS encoding M48 family metallopeptidase, with product MKRIVTLIAAVTLCGCAVSQQQEVQMGQQYSAQIAQQLPLINDPEIVRYINVLGDSIAHVTSRRDLDWHFFVVNSSEVNAFAVPGGYVYVNRGLIERARTMDELAGVVGHEIGHVVKRHTVKQMQQEQGANIGITLACVLTGVCNNQATGTAINVGATALFAKFSRGDEAEADEEGFRNVVRAGISPEGLVTMFQTLIDERQRSPGTVDAWFATHPLEEDRIADVQKLINTLTPQQLASLTKDSKNFHTFKDRLAALPAAPISK from the coding sequence ATGAAACGAATAGTGACTTTGATCGCGGCCGTCACGCTGTGCGGGTGTGCCGTCAGTCAACAGCAGGAAGTCCAGATGGGCCAGCAGTATTCCGCGCAGATAGCGCAGCAACTGCCGCTCATAAATGATCCCGAGATAGTGCGCTACATCAACGTGCTGGGCGATTCTATCGCGCACGTGACGAGTCGCCGCGATCTCGACTGGCATTTCTTTGTCGTCAACAGCTCGGAGGTCAATGCGTTCGCCGTGCCGGGCGGATACGTGTACGTGAACCGTGGCCTGATCGAGCGCGCCAGGACCATGGATGAACTGGCGGGTGTGGTGGGCCACGAGATCGGACACGTGGTGAAGCGTCACACGGTGAAGCAGATGCAACAGGAGCAGGGCGCGAACATCGGCATCACGCTCGCGTGCGTGCTAACCGGTGTCTGCAACAACCAGGCGACGGGAACGGCGATAAACGTCGGCGCGACTGCGCTGTTCGCGAAATTCAGCCGCGGCGACGAGGCAGAGGCGGACGAGGAAGGATTCAGGAACGTGGTCCGGGCCGGAATATCACCGGAAGGACTGGTGACGATGTTCCAGACGTTGATCGATGAACGGCAGAGGAGCCCGGGCACGGTTGACGCATGGTTCGCGACGCATCCACTCGAAGAAGATCGCATCGCAGACGTCCAGAAGCTGATCAATACGCTCACGCCGCAGCAACTGGCGTCGCTCACCAAGGACTCGAAGAACTTTCACACCTTCAAGGACCGCCTGGCCGCGCTGCCAGCCGCGCCGATCTCCAAGTAG
- a CDS encoding P1 family peptidase, translated as MRPTSSTSRVLGICLAVLSAAGVLNAQEPRVRARALGVAPGIFTPGKQNAITDVAGVLVGQSTVIAGDSVHTGVTAILPHSGNMFFDRVPAAVFVGNAFGKLVGATQLKELGELETPILLTCTLCVWRAADALTAELLSMPGMEKVRSINPVVGETNDGTLNAIRSRPISPADVHHALASASSGPVAEGSVGAGAGTIVFQWKGGIGTSSRVLPAPLGGWTVGVLVQTNFGGVLQVMGAPVGRELGKYAYRNDVEHQRGDGSVMIVVATDAPLSDRNLERLAARAMMGIARTGSSASNGSGDYVIAFSTAEGVRRRITASSGSLQDPKPVLRSTQDVSNDDMSPLFEAVIESTEEAVYNSLFMATSVTSEGRTVDAIPLDRVRAILAKYNVGKR; from the coding sequence ATGCGCCCAACCAGCTCAACCAGCAGAGTGCTCGGCATCTGCCTCGCGGTCCTGTCAGCCGCCGGCGTGCTCAACGCGCAGGAACCGCGGGTGCGCGCGCGAGCGCTTGGCGTCGCGCCCGGCATCTTCACGCCGGGAAAGCAGAACGCAATTACCGACGTCGCTGGTGTGCTTGTCGGGCAGTCGACCGTGATCGCTGGCGATTCGGTACACACAGGCGTGACCGCGATTCTTCCGCACAGCGGCAACATGTTTTTCGATCGCGTCCCGGCAGCCGTGTTCGTGGGGAACGCATTCGGCAAGCTGGTCGGCGCAACGCAGCTCAAGGAGCTGGGTGAGCTGGAGACGCCAATCCTGCTGACGTGCACGCTGTGTGTGTGGCGCGCGGCAGATGCACTCACGGCGGAACTGTTGAGCATGCCCGGAATGGAGAAGGTAAGATCGATCAATCCTGTCGTCGGCGAGACGAACGACGGAACGTTGAACGCCATCCGATCGCGCCCGATCTCCCCGGCAGACGTTCACCATGCGCTTGCATCCGCGAGCAGCGGACCTGTCGCTGAAGGGAGCGTGGGCGCGGGTGCGGGGACTATCGTATTCCAGTGGAAGGGTGGTATCGGCACGTCGTCACGCGTACTTCCGGCGCCGCTCGGCGGCTGGACCGTGGGCGTGCTGGTTCAGACCAACTTCGGCGGAGTGCTCCAGGTAATGGGAGCGCCGGTTGGCCGGGAGCTCGGGAAATACGCGTACAGGAACGACGTCGAGCACCAGCGCGGCGATGGTTCCGTGATGATCGTTGTCGCAACCGACGCACCGCTTTCGGACCGCAACCTCGAGCGCCTCGCGGCGCGCGCAATGATGGGAATCGCGCGCACGGGGTCGAGCGCCTCGAACGGATCCGGCGACTACGTGATCGCCTTCTCCACCGCCGAAGGAGTGCGTCGCCGGATCACCGCGTCGAGCGGAAGCTTACAGGATCCGAAGCCCGTGTTGCGAAGCACCCAGGACGTATCGAACGACGACATGTCGCCACTGTTCGAAGCGGTGATAGAATCGACGGAAGAAGCGGTTTACAACTCGCTGTTCATGGCGACATCGGTGACAAGCGAAGGCCGAACCGTCGACGCGATACCGCTGGATCGCGTGCGCGCGATACTGGCGAAATACAACGTCGGAAAGAGATAG
- a CDS encoding purine-nucleoside phosphorylase yields MRPYGGEAAREAATSILPLIGDLAPTVAIILGSGLGGLVDDVRDHVTIPYGEIPGLPGVGVEGHAGKLVIGDIEGRKVAVFAGRFHAYEGHPPQLTAFPVRIAHALGVRTLFVSNAAGGVNKSFAAGDLMVIEDHLNLTFTSPLTGSAEPGETRFPDMSNAYDPALRAQLHAAGSHLGMELRDGVYAMLPGPAYETPAEVRMLRTLGADAVGMSTVPEVTMARTLGLRVAGVSCITNAAAGIEQAPLAHAEVLETTARVAAQFQALVRAFVHTL; encoded by the coding sequence GTGAGACCATACGGCGGCGAGGCGGCCCGCGAGGCGGCAACGAGCATCCTGCCACTCATCGGAGACCTTGCCCCAACCGTTGCGATAATACTTGGCTCCGGGCTGGGCGGTCTCGTCGACGATGTTCGCGATCACGTCACGATACCGTATGGAGAGATACCCGGATTGCCTGGGGTGGGCGTGGAAGGACATGCCGGCAAGCTCGTGATCGGCGACATCGAAGGCAGAAAAGTAGCGGTGTTTGCGGGCCGATTTCACGCCTACGAGGGCCATCCGCCACAGCTCACGGCCTTCCCGGTTCGCATCGCTCACGCGCTCGGTGTGCGGACACTATTTGTCTCGAACGCGGCCGGCGGCGTCAACAAGAGCTTCGCCGCGGGCGATCTGATGGTCATCGAAGACCATCTCAACCTCACCTTCACGTCACCACTTACAGGATCTGCGGAGCCGGGTGAGACTCGATTCCCCGACATGTCGAATGCGTATGATCCGGCCCTGCGTGCGCAATTGCATGCTGCAGGATCGCATCTCGGGATGGAGCTGCGCGACGGTGTCTATGCGATGCTGCCGGGCCCCGCGTACGAAACGCCGGCGGAAGTACGGATGCTTCGCACGCTCGGCGCCGATGCGGTGGGCATGTCCACTGTGCCGGAAGTCACGATGGCGCGTACGCTGGGCCTGCGCGTGGCAGGCGTGAGCTGCATCACGAATGCTGCGGCCGGCATCGAGCAGGCTCCGCTGGCTCACGCCGAAGTTCTCGAGACGACCGCACGCGTGGCAGCGCAATTTCAGGCGCTCGTGCGCGCCTTCGTGCATACGCTCTGA
- the add gene encoding adenosine deaminase encodes MPKAELHCHLDGSLRPGTMLDLARDHGITLPRDDAAALRRYMCADNVTDLGDYLHRFDTTISILQTAPALERVAYELVEDASKDGLRYIEIRNAPHLNIGAGLTVDEVIEATLRGLRRGERDFGTIARFITCSLRHWDPARSLEAAQAAVRHMRSGVVGFDLAGAEAEFSAADHAAAFAYARRHFLQVTCHAGEAAGPASIESALFDCNVSRLGHGVRAGEDPALLDYIRDRGITLEMCPTSNEQTHAVPSYRQHPIKRYLDSGVRVTINTDSRLISDVTLSDEYARAVNELGMTIADLCRCVLNACEASFLPFAERAQLIASVRTDLARDWGYQS; translated from the coding sequence ATGCCCAAAGCCGAGCTCCACTGCCACCTGGACGGCTCGCTTCGGCCCGGGACGATGCTGGATCTCGCGCGTGATCACGGTATCACACTTCCCAGAGATGACGCTGCAGCGTTGCGCAGATACATGTGCGCCGACAATGTCACCGACCTGGGCGACTACCTTCATCGCTTCGATACCACGATCTCGATTCTCCAGACTGCGCCGGCACTGGAGCGCGTTGCATACGAACTGGTGGAAGATGCAAGCAAGGATGGTCTGCGCTACATCGAGATACGGAACGCACCGCATCTGAACATTGGCGCCGGCCTCACGGTCGATGAAGTAATCGAAGCGACTCTGCGCGGGCTGCGACGCGGTGAGCGCGATTTCGGAACCATCGCGCGTTTCATCACCTGTTCTCTGCGTCACTGGGATCCCGCTCGCTCGCTCGAAGCCGCGCAGGCTGCTGTGCGGCACATGAGATCCGGCGTCGTTGGTTTCGATCTCGCCGGCGCTGAAGCGGAGTTCTCCGCGGCCGATCATGCTGCGGCATTTGCCTATGCACGCAGGCACTTTCTCCAGGTAACGTGCCACGCGGGTGAGGCTGCCGGTCCGGCCTCGATCGAGAGTGCGCTCTTCGACTGCAATGTGTCGCGTCTGGGACACGGCGTACGCGCAGGTGAAGACCCTGCGTTGCTGGACTATATCAGGGATCGGGGCATCACACTCGAGATGTGTCCCACGAGCAACGAGCAGACGCACGCGGTTCCGAGCTACAGGCAGCATCCGATCAAGCGCTATCTCGATTCCGGAGTGCGAGTCACGATCAACACCGACAGCCGTCTGATAAGCGACGTCACGCTCAGCGACGAATACGCCAGAGCGGTGAACGAGCTTGGCATGACGATCGCCGATCTCTGCCGCTGCGTCCTCAACGCGTGCGAGGCATCATTTCTGCCGTTCGCCGAACGCGCGCAGCTAATTGCGTCGGTGCGGACGGATCTCGCGCGCGACTGGGGATATCAATCGTGA
- a CDS encoding 5'-nucleotidase C-terminal domain-containing protein yields MFGPACRGLLLCAASALLAPVALLGGRPADTGCRAGAEVSLRIAATTDVHGHIRGWDYYENRADPQRGLARAATIVDSVRGANRSRVILVDAGDMLQGTPLAYVAARMSTTGHNPIVAAMNSMRYDAAAIGNHEFNYGVPYLDSAVAHARFPMLAANVSRAGQPHAYRSFTIVERAGVRVGIVGATTPGSNLWDSSNLARAKMHVGDIVPAIRAAIAEARKAGADVIVVVLHSGLDEPSSYDTVSTGVASENVAARVAAEIPGIAAVVYGHSHRENPGRMIRNTLVIQPRNWATSVAVVTLPMTCSAGRTWTSAPATGAVIQSKDHPEDARVVAAVRQAHRATVRYVNSAIGSTPDAWRADSARIVSTGITGFILDVERRATNADIASTAAFDLHSRLGPGRITVAQLAQLYPYDNTLRAIRISGAQLKQYIEFSSRYYRTDATRSLVVDTSVAGYNFDVVSGVNYAIDVSRPIGERVTVLTFRGNPVAATDSFTLALSNYRQTGGGGYSMLRGAPVVYDRQQDIRQLLIDEVRRKHTLHESDYNEHNWSFVKPGTTH; encoded by the coding sequence ATGTTCGGACCTGCCTGTCGAGGCTTGCTGCTTTGCGCTGCCAGCGCACTACTGGCGCCAGTCGCCCTGCTGGGCGGCCGGCCGGCTGATACCGGCTGCCGCGCCGGTGCCGAGGTTAGTCTGCGCATTGCCGCGACAACGGATGTCCATGGGCACATTCGCGGCTGGGACTACTACGAGAACCGGGCAGATCCACAGAGGGGACTCGCCCGGGCCGCGACCATAGTCGATTCCGTACGGGGCGCCAACCGGAGCAGGGTCATCCTCGTCGACGCCGGAGACATGCTCCAGGGCACGCCGCTCGCATATGTCGCTGCAAGGATGTCGACGACGGGGCACAATCCAATCGTCGCGGCAATGAATTCGATGCGCTACGACGCCGCGGCTATCGGGAATCATGAGTTCAACTACGGAGTTCCGTATCTCGACAGCGCGGTTGCTCATGCACGGTTTCCGATGCTTGCGGCGAACGTGAGTCGCGCGGGGCAGCCGCACGCGTACAGATCGTTCACCATCGTTGAGCGGGCGGGCGTGCGAGTCGGAATCGTGGGTGCGACGACGCCGGGATCCAATCTGTGGGATTCGAGCAACCTCGCAAGAGCGAAGATGCACGTCGGCGATATTGTGCCGGCGATTCGCGCTGCAATTGCGGAAGCGCGCAAGGCGGGCGCGGACGTCATCGTCGTCGTGCTGCATTCCGGACTCGACGAGCCGTCCAGCTACGACACCGTGAGCACCGGTGTAGCGAGCGAGAACGTCGCTGCACGCGTTGCCGCTGAAATACCGGGAATTGCCGCAGTGGTCTACGGACACTCGCACCGTGAGAATCCCGGTCGGATGATCAGAAACACGCTCGTGATTCAACCCAGGAACTGGGCCACGAGCGTCGCGGTGGTGACTCTGCCGATGACGTGCAGCGCGGGTCGCACGTGGACGAGCGCTCCCGCAACTGGCGCTGTGATTCAGAGCAAGGATCATCCCGAGGACGCACGCGTCGTCGCCGCGGTACGACAGGCGCATCGGGCAACTGTGCGGTATGTGAACTCCGCGATTGGCTCGACGCCGGACGCGTGGCGCGCTGATTCCGCCCGGATAGTCTCGACCGGCATCACGGGCTTCATTCTGGATGTGGAGCGCCGCGCCACCAACGCCGACATCGCGTCCACCGCTGCGTTCGACCTTCACTCGAGGCTCGGCCCGGGACGCATCACGGTCGCGCAGCTGGCGCAGTTGTATCCATACGACAACACACTCCGCGCCATCCGCATAAGCGGTGCACAGTTGAAACAGTACATCGAGTTCAGCAGTCGCTACTACCGGACCGACGCAACCCGGTCCCTGGTTGTCGACACGTCCGTCGCTGGTTACAACTTCGACGTCGTCAGTGGCGTGAATTACGCGATCGACGTCAGTCGCCCGATCGGCGAGCGCGTCACGGTGCTCACTTTCCGTGGGAATCCAGTTGCTGCGACCGACTCGTTCACCCTTGCATTGAGCAATTATCGCCAGACCGGCGGCGGAGGCTACTCGATGCTTCGGGGTGCGCCAGTCGTCTATGACAGACAGCAGGACATCCGTCAACTGCTCATCGATGAAGTGCGACGCAAGCACACGCTTCATGAGTCAGATTACAACGAACACAACTGGTCATTCGTGAAACCCGGAACGACACATTGA
- a CDS encoding RNA methyltransferase codes for MKSLTVARDLQRRRARERTSLFTAEGVRCVEELLASPLRIRSALVAPGLRETDRGAALEAALRSAAASHGFDVDETTDAELAAASGTDTPQGVIVIAEQPERSFENIERPHLILVLDGIQDPGNVGTILRTAQAFGVSATIALPGTVDLFNPKVVRSAMGALFSHVAFHATVSGTLEFLRDRAIPIWATSVTGEPVHAPGGDSDVAIVVGNEGSGVSSELVDAASRTVAIPIRAVESLNVAVATGILLYAVTRV; via the coding sequence GTGAAGTCGCTCACCGTCGCCCGCGATCTGCAACGCCGGCGCGCGCGTGAGCGCACGAGCCTGTTCACCGCCGAAGGCGTTCGTTGCGTGGAGGAATTGCTGGCGTCTCCGCTGCGCATCCGTTCTGCACTCGTTGCCCCTGGCCTCCGCGAAACCGATCGCGGCGCCGCGCTCGAAGCAGCCCTGCGCTCGGCGGCCGCCAGTCACGGATTCGACGTCGACGAAACGACTGACGCCGAGTTGGCTGCTGCGTCGGGTACAGATACACCACAGGGCGTCATCGTGATCGCCGAACAGCCCGAACGCTCGTTCGAAAACATCGAAAGGCCCCATTTGATCCTCGTTCTGGACGGAATCCAGGATCCTGGCAATGTCGGGACGATTCTCCGGACCGCTCAGGCCTTCGGCGTCTCCGCAACGATTGCATTGCCCGGAACGGTGGACCTTTTCAATCCGAAAGTCGTGCGCTCCGCGATGGGGGCGCTCTTCTCGCACGTCGCCTTTCACGCAACGGTAAGCGGTACATTGGAGTTTCTCAGGGACAGGGCGATCCCGATCTGGGCCACGAGCGTCACCGGCGAGCCGGTCCATGCGCCGGGTGGCGACAGTGATGTTGCAATCGTCGTTGGAAACGAAGGAAGCGGAGTGTCGAGCGAACTCGTCGACGCTGCGAGTCGCACCGTCGCGATCCCGATTCGCGCCGTGGAATCACTCAACGTTGCAGTCGCGACAGGGATTCTCCTCTATGCCGTTACAAGAGTATGA
- a CDS encoding M90 family metallopeptidase has product MVFGFGTKRRRERLRKQPFPQAWRAIVERNLPVFRRLPAADQTELLGHVQVFLAEKHFEASGGLEMTDEIRVTIAAQACMLLLHRETDYYPELTSIIVYPSGYTAYEQRPIGGWIWEEGGQERLGHTARELRAMVLAWDAAKQGAADPGDGRNLVLHEFAHQLDFENLVADGTPELQTKGAYVAWARVMSAELRALRDADDAGLPTVLDTYGAANPAEFFAVATEAFFELPLALQERHPELFRALREFYRQDPTTYSTETQPG; this is encoded by the coding sequence ATGGTCTTTGGCTTTGGCACCAAGCGGCGGCGGGAGCGCCTTCGCAAGCAGCCGTTCCCGCAAGCATGGCGCGCCATCGTAGAGCGAAATCTTCCTGTATTCCGCCGGCTTCCTGCCGCGGATCAGACCGAGCTGCTCGGCCACGTGCAGGTATTTCTCGCCGAGAAGCACTTCGAAGCGAGCGGCGGACTCGAGATGACGGACGAGATCCGCGTGACGATCGCGGCGCAGGCGTGCATGCTGCTGCTGCATCGTGAGACCGACTACTATCCCGAGCTCACCTCCATAATCGTGTATCCATCGGGATACACCGCGTACGAGCAACGCCCAATCGGTGGCTGGATCTGGGAGGAAGGCGGGCAGGAACGACTGGGGCACACCGCGCGGGAGCTGCGCGCGATGGTGCTGGCATGGGACGCCGCGAAACAGGGCGCGGCCGATCCAGGCGATGGGAGGAACCTCGTCCTCCATGAATTCGCGCATCAGCTGGATTTCGAGAATCTCGTCGCCGATGGAACTCCGGAACTGCAGACGAAAGGGGCGTACGTCGCGTGGGCGCGCGTGATGAGCGCTGAACTCCGGGCGTTGCGCGATGCCGACGACGCCGGCCTTCCGACCGTTCTGGACACGTACGGGGCAGCGAATCCGGCCGAATTCTTCGCTGTCGCCACGGAAGCGTTCTTCGAGCTGCCGCTGGCATTGCAGGAGCGGCACCCCGAGCTGTTCCGGGCGCTTCGCGAATTCTATCGTCAGGATCCGACGACGTACTCCACGGAGACGCAGCCCGGCTGA